A window of the Paenibacillus woosongensis genome harbors these coding sequences:
- a CDS encoding glycosidase, which translates to MKITRHPDNPIVVPGGYEWRKVTVFNPAVIIDNGKFYMIERTAGSLTPCKNYLGLLESEDGVNFTHVKDEPVLTPDMLGFPYGSVQDPRIVKIDDTFYMNYALRPCAMSYYPTGAGIPERSIPTYPDGWGEQEGHWLTRSSIVTSKNLIDWEFLADTTPLDINDRDNILFPEKINGKYVLLRRPEEYVGEAYGTEKAAMWITYSEDLIHWEEPKLLAKAENMAWESRKIGGSTPPVKTDRGWLVLYHGVDDDVVYRVGAMLLDLDNPEKIIARTKNFIMEPETYYEKFGYQIPNVIFPTGNVVKDGLLYIYYGVTDTAIALATVPLDDLVDYILNEPQ; encoded by the coding sequence ATGAAAATTACAAGACATCCGGATAATCCGATTGTGGTTCCGGGAGGATATGAATGGAGGAAGGTCACCGTATTCAATCCGGCGGTAATTATTGATAACGGTAAATTCTACATGATTGAGCGTACGGCAGGCTCGCTCACACCTTGCAAAAACTACCTGGGGCTTCTGGAAAGCGAGGACGGCGTAAACTTTACGCATGTGAAGGACGAGCCTGTCCTTACCCCAGACATGCTGGGTTTCCCATACGGAAGCGTGCAGGATCCCCGGATCGTGAAAATAGATGATACCTTCTACATGAACTATGCACTGCGGCCTTGCGCAATGAGCTATTATCCGACAGGTGCAGGCATCCCGGAGCGTTCGATCCCTACGTATCCTGACGGCTGGGGAGAGCAGGAAGGTCATTGGCTGACCCGCTCATCGATCGTTACCTCCAAGAATCTGATTGACTGGGAGTTTCTTGCGGACACGACGCCGCTGGATATTAATGATCGGGACAATATCCTTTTCCCGGAAAAAATCAATGGCAAATACGTCCTGCTGCGCCGTCCGGAGGAATATGTGGGCGAAGCCTATGGCACCGAGAAAGCGGCCATGTGGATCACTTATTCGGAGGATCTGATTCATTGGGAGGAGCCAAAGCTGCTCGCCAAAGCGGAGAACATGGCCTGGGAGTCGAGAAAAATCGGTGGCTCCACGCCGCCAGTCAAAACCGATCGCGGTTGGCTTGTCCTCTATCACGGGGTGGATGATGACGTCGTTTACCGGGTAGGCGCTATGCTGCTGGATCTGGACAATCCGGAGAAAATCATAGCCCGCACGAAGAATTTCATTATGGAGCCTGAAACATATTATGAGAAATTCGGGTATCAAATTCCAAACGTTATTTTCCCGACGGGCAATGTGGTGAAAGATGGCTTGCTGTATATTTATTACGGGGTTACGGATACGGCGATTGCGCTGGCTACGGTGCCTCTGGATGATCTGGTGGATTATATTTTAAACGAACCACAATAA
- a CDS encoding DgaE family pyridoxal phosphate-dependent ammonia lyase, translating to MGNTLNAKYGLKRVINASGRMSILGVSAPSDTVMEAMKQGGQSYVEIADLVDKAGDHIARIVGSEAAVIVNSASSGIALSVAAIVTQGNHRRSERLHQEIIPKNEIIILKGHNVQYGAPVETMVYLGGGRLLEVGYANEGRAEHIEDAITDKTAAILYVKSHHAVQKNMISVEEAWEVAQRNGVPLIVDAAAEGDLQKYVKCSDLAIYSGSKAIEGPTSGIVAGKRTFIEWVKVQLHGIGRSMKVGKETSFGLLQALDEYMVKEDKSEQEKALLEALMPLNDIAGVHVSIVQDEAGRAIYRGRIQIDAHQAGITAKEVAERLQNGEIAIYTRDYGVRQGYFDIDPRPLLGDDIVVIEAKIRELTGGR from the coding sequence GTGGGGAATACATTGAATGCGAAGTACGGGCTTAAGCGGGTTATTAATGCTAGCGGACGGATGAGCATCCTGGGCGTGTCCGCGCCGAGCGATACGGTTATGGAGGCGATGAAGCAGGGCGGGCAAAGCTATGTCGAGATCGCCGATCTGGTGGACAAAGCAGGAGATCACATCGCGCGGATCGTTGGATCGGAAGCGGCAGTAATCGTTAACTCGGCATCCAGCGGGATTGCCCTCTCAGTAGCGGCCATAGTGACTCAGGGCAATCACCGCCGCAGCGAGCGTCTGCATCAGGAGATCATCCCCAAAAATGAGATCATCATTTTGAAAGGGCATAATGTGCAATACGGCGCTCCTGTAGAGACGATGGTTTATTTGGGCGGCGGCAGGCTGCTGGAGGTAGGCTACGCTAATGAAGGCCGGGCCGAGCATATCGAGGATGCGATCACTGACAAGACCGCAGCTATCCTTTACGTAAAATCACATCACGCCGTGCAAAAAAATATGATTTCGGTGGAAGAGGCCTGGGAGGTTGCCCAACGCAATGGAGTTCCGCTTATCGTGGATGCGGCGGCGGAAGGGGATCTCCAGAAATACGTAAAATGCTCTGATCTGGCGATTTACAGCGGCTCCAAAGCCATTGAGGGCCCAACATCAGGCATCGTTGCCGGTAAAAGAACCTTCATCGAGTGGGTCAAAGTTCAATTGCATGGAATTGGCCGCAGCATGAAGGTGGGCAAGGAGACGTCCTTCGGCTTGCTGCAGGCACTGGATGAATACATGGTGAAGGAAGACAAGAGCGAGCAGGAGAAGGCGCTGCTGGAAGCATTAATGCCATTAAATGATATCGCCGGAGTTCATGTATCGATTGTGCAGGATGAAGCAGGGCGGGCGATTTACCGCGGCCGGATTCAGATCGATGCGCATCAGGCTGGCATCACCGCCAAGGAAGTCGCGGAACGGCTGCAGAACGGTGAGATTGCCATATATACACGGGACTACGGCGTTCGCCAAGGGTATTTCGATATCGACCCGCGGCCGCTGCTTGGAGATGACATTGTCGTTATCGAGGCTAAAATACGCGAATTAACAGGGGGACGTTAA
- a CDS encoding GntR family transcriptional regulator, whose product MSLSRKDKPLYLQIRDILKDRILHGVYPLGQNIPSEPQLEQEFSVSKITVRSAIQELVQEGYLEKGSGKGTKVIRNKAASKLSKWKHFTEILVEEGHRIQKQWLRAETVQTEADAELRRLFGEHCFRLERVYFLDERPYVYYTHYLAMAMGELELADLNARSLYELLEEHNISLDRLRDEFSVAVPPPEAEAILQLEGKGMPLLKRSRYSYDEHGKVREYSIGYYNTELQNYIVNYDV is encoded by the coding sequence GTGAGCTTGTCCAGAAAGGATAAACCGCTATATTTGCAAATCAGGGATATTTTGAAGGATCGGATCTTGCACGGCGTTTACCCCTTAGGCCAGAACATCCCTTCGGAGCCGCAATTGGAGCAGGAATTTTCCGTGAGCAAAATTACCGTTCGAAGTGCGATTCAAGAGCTTGTCCAGGAAGGGTATCTTGAAAAAGGCAGCGGAAAAGGAACCAAGGTCATTCGCAATAAAGCGGCTTCCAAACTGTCGAAATGGAAGCACTTCACCGAAATTTTAGTAGAGGAAGGGCATCGCATCCAAAAGCAGTGGCTTCGGGCCGAGACGGTTCAGACCGAAGCGGATGCCGAGCTGCGCCGCTTATTTGGTGAACACTGCTTCAGGCTGGAGCGGGTGTACTTTCTTGATGAAAGGCCATACGTTTACTATACGCATTATTTGGCGATGGCTATGGGCGAGCTGGAACTTGCCGATTTAAATGCCCGATCCTTGTACGAACTGCTGGAAGAGCACAATATTTCTTTGGATCGGCTGCGCGATGAGTTCTCGGTTGCCGTGCCTCCGCCGGAGGCGGAAGCGATTCTGCAGCTTGAGGGCAAAGGGATGCCGCTGCTCAAGAGATCCCGTTATTCTTATGACGAGCACGGCAAGGTTAGGGAATACAGCATCGGATATTACAATACAGAGCTGCAAAATTATATCGTAAATTATGATGTGTAA
- a CDS encoding sugar kinase, which translates to MAKRIAAFGEVMMRLQVPGYDLLSQGNTLHYTFSGTGVNVVSTLARFGHTGSLISRLPANSLGEAARAYLRKLGISTSSILEGGNYIGMYFLENGFGARPSRVTYSNRLDSSFNTAPEGVYDYDNIARGMDAIHFCGITLAMNDGVRQHMKALARALKAQGGLVVFDCNYRPSLWGEGGYAQAKPHYEEMLRLADIVMMNEKDAICTLGMSTQKEHREEQLKELIPFVAKQYQIPVIAGTHRSIHGDNSHSLRGFVYKDQSFTFSDMLTFSVYDRIGAGDAFASGIIHGELAGFLPEKTVAFAVAAGMLAHTVSGDTPMSTEEEILRAMTRPAGDVER; encoded by the coding sequence ATGGCTAAGCGGATAGCCGCCTTTGGCGAGGTTATGATGCGTCTGCAGGTGCCAGGGTATGATCTGCTGTCGCAGGGCAATACGCTGCACTATACGTTTTCCGGTACCGGTGTTAATGTTGTCTCGACGCTAGCTAGATTCGGACATACGGGGAGCCTAATCTCCCGCTTGCCAGCCAATTCGTTGGGCGAGGCCGCCAGAGCCTATTTGCGCAAGCTGGGAATTTCCACATCATCCATTCTAGAGGGCGGAAATTATATCGGCATGTATTTCCTGGAGAATGGATTCGGCGCCAGACCCAGCCGCGTAACCTACAGTAACCGCTTGGACAGCAGCTTTAATACAGCTCCTGAGGGTGTGTACGATTATGATAATATTGCCCGGGGAATGGATGCGATTCATTTCTGCGGGATAACGCTGGCGATGAATGATGGCGTCAGGCAGCATATGAAAGCGCTGGCTCGTGCGCTCAAGGCGCAGGGAGGCCTCGTTGTTTTCGATTGCAATTATCGGCCTTCTCTGTGGGGCGAAGGCGGATATGCCCAGGCAAAGCCGCACTATGAGGAAATGCTGCGCTTGGCAGACATCGTGATGATGAACGAAAAAGACGCCATCTGCACTTTGGGGATGAGCACACAAAAGGAGCATCGCGAAGAGCAGCTTAAGGAGCTCATCCCTTTCGTTGCCAAACAATATCAAATCCCGGTTATCGCTGGTACGCACCGCTCCATCCATGGCGACAATTCGCATTCCTTGCGCGGGTTTGTGTACAAGGATCAGAGTTTCACTTTTTCGGATATGCTGACCTTTTCCGTCTATGATAGAATAGGAGCTGGGGATGCCTTTGCGAGCGGGATTATTCATGGCGAACTGGCGGGTTTCCTGCCAGAGAAGACGGTCGCGTTCGCGGTGGCGGCGGGCATGCTGGCGCACACGGTATCAGGCGATACCCCTATGTCAACCGAAGAGGAAATACTGCGGGCGATGACAAGGCCCGCTGGCGATGTAGAAAGGTAG
- the dagF gene encoding 2-dehydro-3-deoxy-phosphogluconate aldolase produces MSQIAKRFYKGRVALNVLAKDVENAKEIFEAAEGYVLVGVLSKDYATVDAAVAAMKQYGREIDEAVSIGLGAGDNRQAAVVAEIAKHYPGSHINQVFPAVGATRANLGEKDSWINSLVSPTGRAGYVNISTGPISAAGSEPAIVPIRSAISLVRDMGGNALKYFPMEGLSREEEFRAVARGCAEEGFALEPTGGIDMDNFEAILRIALEAGVQQVIPHVYSSIIDKASGKTNVQDVRDLLAIMKRLADQHG; encoded by the coding sequence ATGTCACAGATCGCCAAACGGTTTTACAAAGGCAGAGTCGCATTAAATGTACTGGCCAAGGACGTGGAAAATGCCAAGGAAATATTTGAGGCTGCGGAAGGATACGTACTGGTTGGCGTCCTATCCAAGGACTATGCAACAGTGGATGCAGCCGTAGCGGCCATGAAGCAATACGGCCGGGAAATCGATGAGGCAGTTTCGATCGGGCTCGGCGCCGGTGATAACCGTCAAGCGGCAGTGGTGGCGGAAATTGCTAAACATTATCCTGGAAGCCACATCAATCAGGTATTTCCTGCTGTCGGGGCTACCCGGGCCAATCTCGGGGAGAAGGACAGCTGGATCAACAGTCTGGTATCACCAACGGGCCGGGCAGGATATGTGAATATATCAACTGGGCCGATTAGTGCGGCAGGCAGTGAACCGGCAATTGTGCCAATTCGCTCGGCGATTTCCCTCGTCCGCGATATGGGCGGCAATGCCCTGAAGTATTTCCCGATGGAGGGGCTGAGCCGTGAAGAGGAATTCCGTGCCGTAGCCAGAGGTTGTGCTGAGGAAGGTTTTGCCCTCGAACCGACGGGCGGCATCGATATGGATAATTTCGAGGCTATTCTGCGGATCGCCTTGGAAGCGGGAGTTCAGCAAGTGATCCCTCACGTATATTCTTCAATCATTGACAAGGCATCGGGAAAAACGAATGTCCAGGATGTACGCGATTTACTCGCGATCATGAAAAGGCTGGCTGATCAGCATGGCTAA
- a CDS encoding amidohydrolase/deacetylase family metallohydrolase: protein MSDSSDRIVLRDVKRVSGETIDIVIEDGRIAEITAAGKGNGQLLANVAGAYVSSGWIDMHVHAFPEFDPYGDEIDEIGVKQGVTTIVDAGSCGADRIADLISDSIRAKTKVYAFLNISRIGLSRIDELSQLEWIDKEQVKQAIAVYEDFIVGLKARISRSVVGDSGLEPLRIARELSDDTGLPLMVHIGSGPPDIQEVIPLLQRKDIITHYLNGKTNNLFDAEGHPLQVLNDAIARGVHLDVGHGTASFSFQVAKAAKRHGVGLHTISTDIYRGNRLNGPVYSMANVLTKFLSLGYSLEETIDAVTCHAADWLGKPELGRIQAGDAANLTLFTLEDERVELVDSEGERRVANRLITAKGVVTGGEYIECEVRA, encoded by the coding sequence TTGAGTGATTCAAGCGATAGAATCGTGCTTCGCGATGTAAAAAGGGTGAGCGGTGAGACAATCGACATAGTCATCGAGGATGGCAGGATTGCGGAAATTACCGCCGCCGGTAAAGGAAACGGGCAATTGCTGGCCAATGTTGCGGGCGCTTATGTGTCGAGCGGCTGGATTGATATGCATGTCCATGCTTTTCCCGAGTTTGATCCCTATGGGGATGAAATCGATGAAATCGGCGTGAAGCAGGGAGTTACAACGATTGTCGATGCCGGGAGCTGTGGCGCAGATCGGATTGCCGATCTGATATCTGACAGCATAAGGGCCAAGACGAAGGTGTACGCTTTTTTGAACATTTCGCGGATCGGATTGTCTAGAATTGATGAGCTGTCCCAGCTGGAATGGATCGATAAGGAACAGGTCAAACAGGCAATAGCAGTATACGAAGATTTCATCGTCGGACTCAAGGCGCGGATCAGCAGAAGTGTCGTCGGTGACAGCGGCTTGGAGCCGCTTCGTATAGCCCGGGAACTGTCTGACGACACGGGACTGCCGCTTATGGTGCATATCGGTTCAGGACCTCCGGATATCCAAGAGGTAATTCCTCTTTTGCAGCGAAAAGATATCATTACGCACTATCTTAATGGGAAGACGAACAATTTATTTGATGCGGAAGGCCATCCGCTGCAAGTATTGAACGATGCGATAGCGAGGGGTGTTCATTTGGATGTTGGCCACGGGACGGCCAGCTTCTCCTTTCAGGTGGCCAAAGCGGCCAAGCGGCACGGAGTTGGGCTGCATACGATCAGCACCGACATTTACCGCGGCAACCGGCTGAACGGTCCGGTCTACAGCATGGCTAACGTGCTGACCAAGTTTCTCAGCTTGGGTTATTCGTTAGAAGAGACGATCGATGCGGTTACCTGCCATGCGGCTGATTGGCTGGGCAAGCCGGAGCTGGGCCGGATTCAGGCGGGGGATGCCGCCAACTTGACGTTGTTTACATTGGAAGACGAACGGGTGGAACTGGTTGATTCCGAAGGAGAGCGAAGAGTCGCGAACCGACTTATTACAGCTAAAGGAGTGGTTACAGGTGGGGAATACATTGAATGCGAAGTACGGGCTTAA